DNA from Nitriliruptor alkaliphilus DSM 45188:
CGGCCGGCCAGAAGACGTGGCGGACGTCGCCACGCGCCTCGGCGGGCTGGGCGACCTCGTGGCGGACCGGGTCCCGCTGGTAGCGGCGCACCAGCTCATCGACATCGCCGTCGAGGGTGGCCGAGAACAGCAGGGTCTGGCGGTCCGTTCGGCACGCGTCGAGGAGCCGCTTGACCTCGGGCAGGAAGCCCATGTCGGCCATGCGGTCGGCCTCGTCGAGCACGACGAGCTCGACGTCGGACAGCTTCACGTCGCCGCGTCGGACGAGATCGGCGAGCCGGCCGGGACAGGCGACCATGATGTCCACGCCCTGGCGGAGGCGCTTGACGTCCTTGCGGATGTCGGTGCCGCCGTAGATCGTGGCGATGGTGCGTCCGCGGACGGCAGCCAACGGGGCGAGCACGGTCTTGACCTGCGCGGCGAGCTCGCGCGTCGGCACGAGCAGCAGCGCGCGCGGACGACCGGGCGCACCCTTGCCGACGCGGGCGGCGACGGGGATGGAGAAGGCCAGGGTCTTGCCGGACCCGGTCGGCGCCTTGCCGGACAGGTCACGGCCAGCGAGGCCGGCTTCGACCGTCAGCTCCTGGATGGGGAAGGGGGCGGTGATGCCGAGCTCGACGAGCTTGCGGGCGATCTCGGCGGGGACGCCGAGGTCGGCGAAGGACCGGGGGCTCGTGGTACCGGCGGTACCAGGGCGGTCCTGGGTGGTGGAGTGGGGCACGGATGGTCCGTCGTTCGGTGCGCCGGGCTTGGGGGCGCGGTGGCGCCACCGGCCGGGAGCGGCCGGGGCGAGCAGCGATCGTGCGCGCACACGGCGGTGGCCGCCGGGGGCACGGGAGGATCGGTGCGTGGTGGACACGCAGCCGGGAGACGGTCACGGCGATGAGGACGCCGCAGGACCGGTTCCGCGTCGAAGGCCGGTCCCCGGTGGAGCTACGAGCTGGGGGCAGCGGGAGCGACGCGCGTGTCGTCGTCAGGTTCGCGACGTGGCCCACAACGTATCACCTCGCTCGGCCCGGGCGCGTGAGGGTCCCGTGAAGGCGGTCGCGCGACACGTGGTTGGCTACGCGCCATGGCTGACCTGGTGCACCTCGACGACCCGGGCGATCCCGCGCTCGGGGACTACGCCGCGCTCAGCGACCCGGCGTTGCGCAAACGCTACGAGCACCAGCGCGGCGTGTTCATCGCCGAGGGGCCGAACCCGGTCCGTGAGCTGGTCGCGTCGCCGTACGAGGTGCGCTCGCTGCTGCTGGCCGAGGAGCGGGTCCCCGAGGTCAGCGACGTCCTGGCGCAGGTCGATGCCCCGGCCTACGTGGTCCCGCGGGCCGTGCTGTACGAGCTGGTCCGCTTCCCGCTGCACCAGGGGGTCCTCGGATGCGGTGACCGGCCCGAACCGCTGGCCGTCGCCGACGTGGTCGACGGAGCCCGGCGGCTGCTCGTCCTCGAGGGCCTGAACGACCACGAGAACCTCGGCACGCTGTTCCGGTCGGCGCGGGGCCTCGGGTGCGACGGGGTCCTGCTCGGGCCCGGGTGTGCCGACCCGCTGTACCGCCGCAGCGTCCGGGTCTCGATGGGCCACGTCCTACGGCTGCCGTTCGCCCGGACCCCCGCCGGCACGCCCGAGCTGCTCGAGCTCCTGCACGCCCGCGGGGTCAGCACGGTCGCGTTGACTCCCGATCCGTCGGCCGACGAACTGCGCGACGTCGCGGCCGAGCTGGCTGCCCGGCCGGTGGCCCTCGTCCTCGGTGCGGAGGGGCCGGGCCTGACCGAGGCGGCCATCACCGGTGCCCACGTGCGTGCGCGCATCCCGATGCACGACGGCGTCGACTCGCTCAACGTCGCCGCCGCTGGCGCGATCGCGCTGCACGCCCTCGCCCCGCGGTGACCCCCGGCGGACCCGACTCCGTGGGTCCCGCCGCGGGCGCCGCGCCGCTCACGGCTCGCGGTGATCGGTATCAGCCGGCCTGTCGCCACCTCGCCACGCCGGCCCCGAGCAGCACGAGGCTGAGCAGGACCCAGAAGGGGATGTCGACGGCGGGTGTGCCGCCCTCGTGGCGGTCGACGATGTGGGAGAGGGTGTGCGCCACGGCGCCGATGCCGACCCCGCAGAGCGCGACCGCGAGGGCTTCCACGGCCGGTCGGGCCGCGGCCAGCAGCAGCACGGCACCCAGGCCGAGCATGAACGCCCCGACATCGCGGATGAAGTGAGCGTT
Protein-coding regions in this window:
- a CDS encoding DEAD/DEAH box helicase; its protein translation is MPHSTTQDRPGTAGTTSPRSFADLGVPAEIARKLVELGITAPFPIQELTVEAGLAGRDLSGKAPTGSGKTLAFSIPVAARVGKGAPGRPRALLLVPTRELAAQVKTVLAPLAAVRGRTIATIYGGTDIRKDVKRLRQGVDIMVACPGRLADLVRRGDVKLSDVELVVLDEADRMADMGFLPEVKRLLDACRTDRQTLLFSATLDGDVDELVRRYQRDPVRHEVAQPAEARGDVRHVFWPAERPMRRAVTAKVLREMTPAIVFTRTKRGADRLARQLAQDGIATAAIHGDRTQRQREKALKNFTDGSVTTLVATDVAARGIHVDDVAVVVHYDLPADHKDYVHRSGRTGRAGAEGVVVSFVGDEESTDVDKMQIALDLPRGLHHVDVDLLTTDDFPTPTLPHVRPHRTGGIKGKGGGQRSNAGRGNGAARGSGGQRGRGNGGNAGGRGSAGGGNGGGRSNGGQRSGAPKGGARSASRRQTR
- a CDS encoding TrmH family RNA methyltransferase; protein product: MADLVHLDDPGDPALGDYAALSDPALRKRYEHQRGVFIAEGPNPVRELVASPYEVRSLLLAEERVPEVSDVLAQVDAPAYVVPRAVLYELVRFPLHQGVLGCGDRPEPLAVADVVDGARRLLVLEGLNDHENLGTLFRSARGLGCDGVLLGPGCADPLYRRSVRVSMGHVLRLPFARTPAGTPELLELLHARGVSTVALTPDPSADELRDVAAELAARPVALVLGAEGPGLTEAAITGAHVRARIPMHDGVDSLNVAAAGAIALHALAPR